A single Silvibacterium dinghuense DNA region contains:
- a CDS encoding RES family NAD+ phosphorylase gives MAEPFPPPLPPVSTVRLRNAHRLIPAKFSESGSVLSRLSDNESEVADLLELDSATNDRLLGEEGLLPGISVLELVYGVDYAHIVNAAFTHASPDGGRFNGPDRGAWYAGLTRETSLAEVAFHKLRQLEEVNWPEPEVSTFDDYLADFSMPVHDLTGGEPEMEKYLEKEPIPECYREPQRLADTLLAQGSNGILYPSARLARGTCLVCFRPALVYHVRRGARLELTLRAGERFSLRQAREIELEE, from the coding sequence ATGGCAGAGCCCTTTCCCCCACCTCTGCCTCCGGTAAGCACGGTACGACTGCGCAACGCCCATCGCCTCATCCCCGCGAAGTTCAGCGAGAGCGGTTCCGTTCTCTCGCGCCTCAGCGACAACGAATCGGAGGTCGCCGATCTCCTCGAGCTCGACAGCGCGACCAATGACCGCCTGCTCGGCGAGGAAGGCCTGCTGCCCGGCATCAGCGTGCTCGAGCTGGTCTACGGCGTCGATTACGCGCACATCGTCAACGCTGCCTTTACCCACGCTTCGCCCGATGGCGGCCGCTTCAACGGTCCGGATCGCGGCGCCTGGTATGCCGGCCTGACGCGCGAGACCTCCCTTGCCGAAGTCGCTTTCCATAAGCTCCGCCAGCTCGAAGAAGTGAACTGGCCCGAGCCTGAAGTCTCCACCTTCGACGACTATCTCGCAGACTTCTCCATGCCCGTGCATGACCTCACCGGCGGCGAGCCTGAGATGGAAAAGTATCTCGAGAAGGAGCCGATCCCGGAGTGCTATCGCGAGCCGCAGCGGCTGGCGGACACGCTGCTCGCGCAGGGCAGCAATGGCATCCTCTATCCCAGTGCGCGTCTCGCACGCGGGACATGCCTTGTCTGCTTCCGTCCGGCGCTGGTGTACCACGTGCGCCGCGGAGCGCGTCTCGAGCTTACCCTGCGGGCCGGAGAACGCTTCTCACTCCGGCAGGCGCGGGAGATCGAGCTCGAAGAGTAA
- a CDS encoding antitoxin Xre/MbcA/ParS toxin-binding domain-containing protein: MAASLALPNVPGYRSEVAADLSDPAVRRRLSPAAVKGFLTIVDKWGLKDPESRALLGGISSGSYYAWKKDARGRTLDRALDQDMLTRISILLGIFKALNILYSRKLADAWITLPNTNPMFRGAPPLAYIIQRGQPGMLHVRQLLDARRGGQ, from the coding sequence ATGGCAGCATCCCTGGCTCTGCCGAATGTTCCCGGTTATCGCAGTGAAGTGGCGGCGGATTTGTCCGATCCGGCCGTGCGCCGCAGGCTCAGCCCTGCAGCTGTAAAAGGCTTCCTGACGATCGTCGACAAGTGGGGTCTTAAAGATCCCGAGTCCCGCGCCCTGCTCGGCGGCATCTCGTCGGGCTCTTACTATGCGTGGAAGAAGGACGCCCGGGGCCGCACGCTCGACCGCGCTCTCGATCAGGACATGCTCACGCGCATCTCGATTCTGCTCGGTATCTTCAAGGCGCTCAATATCCTCTACAGCCGCAAGCTGGCCGATGCGTGGATCACGCTGCCGAACACGAACCCCATGTTCCGCGGCGCGCCGCCGCTGGCTTACATCATCCAGCGCGGCCAGCCCGGCATGCTCCACGTGCGGCAGCTCCTCGATGCGCGGCGCGGCGGCCAATAA